In Thermomonas paludicola, the following are encoded in one genomic region:
- a CDS encoding Lrp/AsnC family transcriptional regulator, with protein MSAVTLDRIDLTLLAELQRAGRQTNAELAERVHLSASACLRRVQRLEREGVIVGYRAEVDPERLGLGLQAFVRVQLKSHDAERIDSFARQVNAWPEVVACHALTGDMDYLLHVVVRNLEHFSRFLLDKLLAQAEVDDVNSSFVLRTVKRAQALPLEADAG; from the coding sequence ATGAGCGCCGTCACCCTGGATCGGATCGATCTGACCCTGCTCGCCGAGCTGCAGCGGGCGGGACGCCAGACCAACGCGGAGCTGGCCGAACGGGTGCACCTGTCGGCCTCGGCCTGCCTGCGGCGGGTGCAGCGGCTTGAGCGTGAGGGGGTGATCGTCGGCTACCGCGCCGAGGTCGATCCCGAGCGGCTGGGGTTGGGCCTGCAGGCGTTCGTGCGGGTGCAGTTGAAGAGCCACGACGCCGAGCGCATCGACAGCTTCGCCCGCCAGGTCAACGCCTGGCCGGAAGTGGTGGCCTGCCATGCCTTGACCGGCGACATGGACTACCTGCTGCACGTGGTGGTGCGCAACCTGGAGCACTTCTCGCGCTTCCTGCTGGACAAGCTGCTGGCGCAGGCGGAGGTGGACGACGTCAACTCCAGCTTCGTGCTGCGCACGGTCAAGCGCGCGCAGGCGCTGCCGCTGGAGGCGGACGCCGGCTGA
- a CDS encoding FAD-dependent oxidoreductase encodes MGQATAVSGPDFSRGVLLADIPVGGMLAGHVDGTPVLLSRLDGELHAVSGSCTHYGGPLAEGRVDGETVTCPWHHACFSLRTGAALKAPAFAPLACWTVERDGDRVFVHALESTAYATPAIAAPAHPPGHVLLVGGGAAAFACAERLRGLGFTGRLTMLSAEADPPCDRPNLSKDYLAGTAAADWIPLQPAEFYQAHAIDLRLDCEATALDVAAKQITTRAGDTFIYDALVLATGAEPIHIPLPGFDRSNVFSLRSLADANALLAGIADARSVAVIGAGFIGMEAASALRERGLAVHVIAPETLPLQRILGPQLAEHITGLHRGHGVRFHLGVHALRFDGERLHLSDGSQVTADAVLVGVGVRPRIALAQAAGLAVDNGILVDDRLRTSADGVYAAGDVACYPHGQGRARVEHWVHAQRQGQCVADNMLGFDRAFDDPPFFWTHHYGTDLRYLGHGSGWNRIEVDGDPAAHDCLARYYRDDVLVAAAAIGRDRGLLALQAQL; translated from the coding sequence ATGGGACAGGCAACCGCTGTTTCCGGCCCCGACTTCAGCCGTGGCGTCCTGCTGGCGGACATTCCCGTTGGCGGGATGCTGGCCGGGCACGTTGACGGCACGCCGGTGCTGTTGAGCCGCCTGGATGGCGAACTGCACGCGGTGTCTGGCAGCTGCACGCATTACGGCGGGCCGCTGGCGGAGGGGCGGGTCGATGGCGAGACCGTTACCTGTCCCTGGCATCACGCCTGCTTCAGCCTGCGCACCGGAGCTGCGCTGAAAGCGCCGGCCTTCGCACCTCTGGCCTGCTGGACGGTGGAGCGGGATGGGGATCGCGTGTTCGTGCACGCGCTCGAAAGCACGGCCTATGCAACGCCGGCGATCGCAGCACCCGCGCATCCACCCGGGCATGTGCTGCTGGTTGGTGGCGGCGCAGCCGCGTTTGCCTGCGCCGAACGCCTGCGCGGGCTGGGGTTCACTGGGCGCCTGACCATGCTCAGCGCGGAGGCGGATCCTCCCTGCGACCGGCCCAATCTGTCCAAGGACTACCTCGCCGGCACTGCGGCAGCGGATTGGATTCCACTGCAGCCTGCCGAGTTCTACCAAGCACATGCCATCGACCTGCGCCTGGATTGCGAAGCCACCGCGCTGGATGTGGCTGCGAAGCAAATCACCACGCGCGCCGGCGATACCTTCATCTACGATGCGCTGGTGCTGGCCACCGGCGCCGAACCGATTCACATTCCATTGCCCGGGTTCGACCGTTCCAACGTCTTCAGCCTGCGCTCGCTGGCCGATGCCAATGCGCTACTCGCCGGCATTGCCGATGCCCGATCGGTCGCCGTCATCGGCGCTGGTTTCATCGGCATGGAAGCCGCTTCAGCGCTGCGCGAACGCGGCCTTGCCGTGCATGTCATCGCCCCGGAAACGCTGCCGCTGCAGCGCATCCTTGGACCGCAACTGGCCGAACACATCACCGGCCTGCACCGCGGGCATGGCGTGCGCTTCCACTTGGGCGTGCACGCGCTGCGTTTCGACGGAGAACGCCTGCACCTGTCCGACGGCAGCCAGGTGACGGCAGATGCGGTGCTGGTTGGGGTGGGCGTCAGGCCGCGCATCGCGCTGGCCCAAGCGGCAGGATTGGCGGTGGACAACGGCATCCTGGTCGATGATCGCCTGCGCACCTCGGCAGACGGCGTGTACGCGGCAGGCGATGTCGCCTGTTATCCCCATGGGCAGGGGCGCGCGCGGGTCGAACATTGGGTGCACGCGCAGCGGCAGGGCCAGTGCGTGGCCGACAACATGCTGGGCTTCGATCGCGCGTTCGATGACCCCCCGTTCTTCTGGACCCACCACTACGGCACCGACCTGCGCTACCTCGGCCACGGCAGCGGTTGGAACCGGATCGAAGTGGACGGCGATCCCGCCGCCCATGACTGCCTGGCGCGCTACTACCGCGACGATGTGCTGGTGGCGGCGGCAGCCATTGGCCGCGACCGCGGCCTGCTGGCGCTGCAGGCGCAGCTGTAG
- the folE gene encoding GTP cyclohydrolase I FolE yields the protein MQPVTLQDTFDEARPSRAEAEAAVCTLIRWAGDSPAREGLRDTPARVVRAYEEWFGGYARSPAKILGRRFERTGYDDLVLLRDIPLHSVCEHHMAPITGVAHVAYLPGEQVVGLSKLARLVDAYARRLQIQERLTVEIAEALQRELQPRGVAVVIRASHGCMTTRGVNVHGSVMITRRLLGAFDREPWRSDILAAMAG from the coding sequence ATGCAGCCGGTCACGCTGCAGGACACCTTCGATGAAGCGCGCCCCAGCCGGGCCGAGGCCGAGGCGGCGGTATGCACGCTCATTCGCTGGGCTGGCGACTCACCCGCGCGCGAGGGCCTGCGCGATACCCCGGCGCGGGTGGTGCGCGCTTACGAAGAATGGTTCGGCGGCTACGCCAGGAGTCCTGCCAAGATCCTCGGCCGCCGCTTCGAACGCACCGGCTATGACGATCTCGTATTGCTGCGTGACATACCGCTGCACTCGGTCTGCGAACACCATATGGCGCCGATCACCGGGGTGGCGCACGTGGCCTATCTACCGGGCGAACAGGTAGTGGGGTTGTCGAAGCTGGCGCGACTGGTGGACGCGTATGCGCGCCGGCTGCAGATCCAGGAGCGGCTGACCGTGGAGATTGCCGAGGCGCTGCAACGGGAACTGCAGCCACGTGGGGTCGCGGTGGTGATTCGCGCCAGTCACGGCTGCATGACCACGCGTGGCGTAAATGTACACGGCAGCGTGATGATCACCCGTCGGCTGCTTGGAGCGTTTGACCGCGAGCCGTGGCGCAGCGATATCCTCGCGGCGATGGCGGGCTGA
- a CDS encoding RNA polymerase sigma factor gives MTTQQMSAAHDYAALDDAALVRCVQAGERGAFRQIMKRCNQRMFRMVRGVLQNDSEAEDVVQEAYVHAFENINGFRGDASLATWLTRIALNEAYGRLRRRRETMTIDRFETSEAASDNVLSFPNRSGGDDPADVAARAQLRHLLERAVDGLPEAFRMVYLLREIEGCTVQETATALGLRVETVKTRLHRARRLLRNAISDSIGAARGDAFQFLGARCERMTEAVLMRIGRHPGPA, from the coding sequence ATGACCACACAGCAGATGAGCGCCGCGCACGACTATGCGGCGCTGGACGACGCGGCGCTGGTGCGCTGCGTGCAGGCCGGCGAGCGCGGGGCATTCCGGCAGATCATGAAACGCTGCAACCAGCGCATGTTCCGGATGGTGCGCGGCGTGCTGCAGAACGACTCGGAAGCCGAAGACGTGGTGCAGGAGGCCTACGTCCATGCCTTCGAGAACATCAACGGCTTTCGCGGTGACGCGTCGCTGGCCACCTGGTTGACCCGGATCGCACTCAATGAAGCCTATGGCCGCCTGCGTCGGAGGCGCGAGACGATGACCATCGATCGGTTTGAAACCAGCGAAGCGGCGAGTGACAACGTGCTGAGTTTTCCCAATCGCAGCGGCGGCGACGATCCGGCGGACGTGGCGGCGCGCGCGCAGTTGCGGCACCTGCTGGAGCGCGCCGTCGACGGACTGCCGGAAGCATTCCGGATGGTGTATCTGCTGCGCGAGATCGAAGGGTGCACGGTGCAGGAAACCGCAACCGCGCTCGGCTTGCGCGTGGAAACCGTGAAGACCCGCCTGCATCGGGCGCGACGCCTGTTGCGCAATGCCATCAGCGACAGCATCGGCGCGGCGCGTGGCGACGCATTCCAGTTCCTGGGCGCCCGCTGCGAACGCATGACCGAGGCGGTGCTGATGCGCATCGGCCGCCATCCAGGCCCGGCGTGA
- a CDS encoding DUF2231 domain-containing protein: MSHPLHPALVHFPVAAWTLATLVDIGGLAWPDPLLWQCGGLLMGVGCAAGLLAAGAGFLELIKLPPAHPASRDAMLHMTLALLTWCLYAGSLLLRSDGLQLLPAGPWARLLSGAGLVTLLATGWMGGKLVYGRGVGVSGRD, from the coding sequence ATGAGCCATCCCCTGCATCCGGCGCTGGTGCATTTCCCGGTGGCGGCGTGGACGCTTGCCACGCTGGTGGACATCGGTGGCCTGGCTTGGCCTGACCCATTGCTATGGCAGTGCGGCGGTTTGCTGATGGGCGTGGGCTGTGCGGCCGGCCTGTTGGCGGCGGGGGCCGGATTCCTGGAGTTGATCAAGCTGCCACCGGCACATCCGGCGAGCCGGGATGCCATGCTGCACATGACCTTGGCGCTGCTGACGTGGTGTCTGTATGCCGGCAGTCTGCTGTTGCGCAGCGATGGGCTGCAGCTGTTGCCAGCCGGGCCTTGGGCGCGGCTCCTGAGCGGCGCGGGGCTGGTGACGCTGCTGGCCACCGGATGGATGGGCGGCAAGTTGGTGTATGGCCGTGGCGTGGGCGTCAGTGGTCGCGATTAA
- a CDS encoding patatin-like phospholipase family protein, with protein sequence MFRASLLSLSAILLAACASTPAIAPPAPAVAASVPPIRVGLALGGGAAKGFAHIGVIKMLEASGIRPVAVSGTSAGSVVGALYASGMDAYALQEKAFALDESSIRDVSLFSGGVVKGQKLQDYVNQLVGNRTFETLKKPFAAVATRLEDGQRTVFVRGNVGQAVRASSSIPGVFEAVSIGKFHYIDGGVVSPVPVDAARELGTDFVIAVDISSKANGASDPSSMLGNLNRSITIMGQKLGAQELARADIVIRPRVNDIGAVDFELKNRAILEGERATQAALPQIKAKLAALLAQRVAQANRAAEARAAQQREAERKARCAQQTGWMDKLRRDPDCRAD encoded by the coding sequence ATGTTCCGTGCCTCGTTGCTTTCCCTGTCCGCGATCCTGCTGGCCGCCTGCGCCAGCACCCCGGCCATTGCTCCGCCTGCACCTGCCGTGGCCGCCAGCGTGCCGCCCATCCGGGTCGGGCTGGCGCTGGGCGGCGGCGCGGCCAAGGGCTTTGCCCATATCGGCGTGATCAAGATGCTGGAAGCCAGCGGCATCAGGCCGGTGGCGGTCTCCGGCACCAGCGCCGGCAGCGTGGTCGGCGCGCTGTACGCCAGCGGCATGGATGCCTACGCGCTGCAGGAGAAGGCGTTTGCGCTGGATGAGTCCAGCATCCGCGACGTCAGCCTGTTTTCCGGCGGCGTGGTGAAGGGCCAGAAACTGCAGGATTACGTCAACCAGCTGGTCGGCAATCGCACCTTCGAGACATTGAAGAAGCCTTTTGCCGCCGTTGCCACGCGGCTGGAGGATGGCCAGCGCACGGTGTTCGTGCGCGGCAACGTCGGCCAGGCGGTGCGCGCGTCCAGCTCGATTCCCGGCGTGTTCGAGGCGGTCAGCATCGGCAAGTTCCACTACATCGATGGCGGCGTGGTCAGCCCGGTGCCGGTGGATGCCGCACGCGAACTGGGCACCGACTTCGTGATCGCGGTGGATATCAGCAGCAAGGCCAACGGCGCCTCCGATCCTTCCAGCATGCTCGGCAACCTCAACCGCAGCATCACCATCATGGGGCAGAAGCTGGGCGCACAGGAACTGGCGCGCGCCGACATCGTGATCCGCCCGCGGGTAAACGACATCGGCGCTGTCGATTTCGAATTGAAAAACCGCGCGATCCTGGAAGGCGAACGCGCCACCCAGGCCGCATTGCCGCAGATCAAGGCGAAGCTGGCCGCACTGCTTGCACAGCGCGTGGCACAGGCAAACCGGGCCGCGGAAGCGCGCGCCGCGCAGCAGCGCGAGGCCGAACGCAAGGCGCGCTGCGCGCAGCAAACCGGCTGGATGGACAAACTGCGTCGTGATCCGGACTGCCGCGCGGATTAA
- a CDS encoding porin family protein, whose amino-acid sequence MKRILILACALALSGVSSAAFAGEGFVRGELGSSDVRLKASGIGSESDKDTAYSLRGGYWFNSNFAVEGHYSRFYDQTLYDDGVDHVAAKLSAFGVGVVGKQYYTDSNLGLFVQVRAGIARGKLSVDSNLGSGSESSTKPYYGIGAGYDFSRKFGMSLNYDHNQGNGGGLDITANTLSLGVEARF is encoded by the coding sequence ATGAAACGGATTTTGATCCTGGCCTGCGCGCTGGCACTGTCTGGCGTCTCCTCTGCCGCGTTTGCCGGCGAAGGGTTCGTGCGCGGCGAACTCGGCAGCAGCGATGTCCGCCTGAAGGCCAGCGGCATTGGCAGCGAAAGCGACAAGGACACCGCCTATTCGTTGCGCGGCGGCTACTGGTTCAATTCCAATTTCGCAGTGGAAGGGCATTACAGCCGTTTCTACGACCAGACCCTGTACGACGACGGCGTGGATCACGTGGCCGCCAAGCTTTCCGCATTCGGCGTCGGCGTGGTGGGCAAGCAGTATTACACCGACTCCAACCTGGGCCTGTTCGTCCAGGTTCGCGCCGGCATCGCCCGCGGCAAGCTGTCGGTCGATTCCAACCTGGGCAGCGGCAGTGAAAGTTCGACCAAGCCGTACTATGGAATCGGCGCGGGTTACGATTTCAGCCGCAAGTTCGGCATGAGCCTCAATTACGACCACAACCAAGGCAACGGTGGCGGCCTGGACATCACCGCCAATACCCTGTCGCTGGGCGTGGAAGCACGCTTCTGA
- a CDS encoding rhomboid family intramembrane serine protease, whose translation MPAPPSTPLQRQSDRGRVRRALNASLGGVLLLWACFAAQQGFDWTWLTVTPHSLEGLLGLLSAPLLHGSFEHVLANSTALLLLGILAGIVYPNASLRALPLLWLGSGLGAWLLGQPGSHHLGASGVTHGLGFLVFSLGLLRRDRAAIAAGMIAFLFYGGMLLTVLPHEAGVSWESHLGGAVAGIVAAFLFRRSDPQPQRQPYSWEIEEELERDRNAAGFDTFETRAPDAVPVLWHRPDVNETVGKVLPFRKRQE comes from the coding sequence ATGCCCGCCCCCCCCTCCACCCCATTGCAGCGGCAGTCGGATCGTGGCCGCGTGCGGCGCGCGCTGAATGCCAGCCTGGGCGGCGTACTGCTGCTGTGGGCCTGCTTCGCCGCCCAGCAAGGCTTCGACTGGACCTGGTTGACGGTGACCCCGCATTCGCTGGAAGGACTGCTCGGCCTGCTCAGCGCCCCACTGCTGCACGGTTCGTTCGAACATGTCCTGGCCAACAGCACGGCCTTGCTGCTGCTGGGCATCCTGGCCGGCATCGTCTATCCAAACGCCAGCCTGCGCGCCCTGCCGCTGCTGTGGCTTGGTTCGGGGCTGGGCGCGTGGCTGCTGGGCCAACCCGGCTCGCATCACCTCGGCGCCAGCGGCGTGACTCACGGGCTGGGCTTCCTGGTGTTCTCGCTCGGCCTGCTGCGGCGCGACCGCGCCGCGATCGCCGCCGGCATGATCGCTTTCCTGTTTTATGGCGGCATGCTGCTCACCGTCTTGCCACACGAAGCTGGCGTGTCGTGGGAGTCGCACCTGGGCGGCGCGGTGGCCGGCATTGTGGCCGCCTTCCTGTTCCGCCGCAGCGACCCGCAGCCGCAGCGCCAGCCGTACAGCTGGGAAATCGAAGAAGAACTGGAACGCGACCGCAACGCTGCCGGGTTCGATACCTTCGAAACCCGCGCACCCGACGCCGTGCCGGTGCTGTGGCATCGCCCGGACGTGAACGAGACGGTCGGAAAGGTGCTGCCGTTTCGAAAGCGGCAAGAGTGA
- a CDS encoding class I SAM-dependent rRNA methyltransferase, with product MTEPLPVVRLKNAWNSSHPWIFQRLVEKPAQRPKPGSIVDVVGVDNVFIGRGFYNGHSRIALRMLENDPDIVVDADWFVRKIGVAVQLRREILKLDETSNAWRVFHSEGDGISGLVVDRYDDLLVVGFFSAGAWRHREWIFNALRSHFPGCRFHSFADEHVQKQESFDYKDTLGTEPATITEYGIRFRADPAGAHKTGFFADQRENREWLSRQCEGKRVLDLCCNTGGFAVYAAARGASEVVGIDIDAAVIEIAKENAYLNRVKPRFVQADIFPWLRDAAASGERFDVVILDPAKMTRDREQVITALKKYLDMNKLALATVKPGGLFATFSCTGLVSEDQFLDMLRRAAFYAGRTVQVLKVAGAGPDHPWLAQVQESRYLKAVFCRVLD from the coding sequence ATGACCGAGCCTTTGCCCGTCGTCCGCCTCAAGAACGCCTGGAATTCCAGCCATCCGTGGATTTTCCAGCGCCTGGTCGAAAAACCCGCGCAGCGGCCCAAGCCGGGCAGCATTGTCGATGTGGTGGGGGTGGACAACGTGTTCATCGGCCGCGGCTTCTACAACGGCCATTCGCGGATCGCGCTGCGCATGCTGGAAAACGATCCCGACATCGTCGTGGACGCCGACTGGTTTGTCCGCAAGATCGGCGTGGCGGTGCAACTGCGCCGCGAGATCCTGAAGCTGGACGAGACCAGCAACGCGTGGCGCGTGTTCCACAGCGAAGGCGACGGCATCAGCGGGCTGGTGGTGGATCGCTACGACGACCTGCTGGTGGTCGGCTTCTTCAGTGCGGGCGCATGGCGGCATCGCGAATGGATTTTCAATGCGCTGCGCAGCCATTTCCCCGGCTGCCGTTTCCACAGCTTCGCCGACGAACACGTGCAGAAGCAGGAAAGCTTCGACTACAAGGACACGCTGGGCACCGAGCCCGCCACGATCACCGAATACGGCATCCGCTTCCGCGCCGATCCCGCCGGCGCGCACAAAACCGGTTTCTTCGCCGACCAGCGCGAGAATCGCGAATGGTTGTCGCGCCAATGCGAAGGCAAGCGCGTGCTCGACCTGTGCTGCAACACCGGCGGCTTTGCGGTGTATGCGGCGGCACGTGGCGCAAGCGAGGTAGTGGGGATTGACATCGACGCCGCGGTGATCGAGATCGCCAAGGAAAACGCCTACCTCAATCGCGTGAAGCCGCGCTTCGTGCAGGCCGATATCTTTCCGTGGCTGCGCGATGCGGCGGCCAGCGGCGAACGGTTCGACGTGGTGATCCTCGATCCGGCCAAGATGACCCGCGATCGCGAACAGGTCATCACCGCGCTGAAGAAATACCTCGACATGAACAAGCTGGCGCTGGCCACGGTGAAGCCGGGCGGTCTGTTCGCCACCTTCAGCTGCACCGGCCTGGTCAGCGAAGACCAGTTCCTCGACATGCTGCGCCGCGCCGCGTTCTACGCCGGCCGCACCGTGCAGGTGCTGAAAGTGGCCGGTGCCGGCCCCGACCATCCATGGCTGGCCCAGGTGCAGGAGTCGCGCTACCTGAAGGCCGTGTTCTGCCGCGTGCTGGACTGA
- a CDS encoding ribonucleoside-diphosphate reductase subunit alpha, with product MLQTILKRDGHVEPFTPSKLNQWGEWAATTLGDAVDWPSAVLETVSALPDTVSSRELQLQLIRTCLNFDSWSYNRMAGRLYATLIRKDLYRNNRPSVQQLHRKLQALGYMEVLAYSDAEYAQAEALIDHERDFEYAHYQLHTHLTKYAIADRVNGTYFESPQFIYMRMAMALAVDQPRARRMRDLTCFYEHLSNNRINAPTPNHVNLGTPLRGYASCCLYTVDDNARSIAVGNHIANTMTYMSAGIGAHMQTRSINDPVRGGVIRHQGKLPYYRALVAEVKSNLQNGRGGACTTYFPIFDPEVETLLRLKNPMSTADRKIRGMDYSWGGNRFFARKVARNEPVFLFNCHTAPDLQAALYSADEATFEALYARYEQDERFAKTWVSARELLVTASNEWNETGRVYEHNIAEMNRHTPFKDTIYSSNLCAEIALPTAPYNHITELYCERDISFVDIELADGARRRLDGGKPVATQRGQQWPDDLLAGDVLAGVPIKRIVRRSSPEVATCNLAGIVVSNIESDAQYAEVAYYALLMIDKCIHLAHYELPQVGVTSRNRLNAGVGILGLAHLMARRGKRYTDVAGKQFIHEVAERHYYHLLRASLQLGKELGNAPWMHKTRWPEGWLPLDTCNRNVDKIAPFSSRYDWEALRAQIIDNGGIRNSVLVAHMPTETSANASGTTNGLYPIRELTLIKTDNHRVNYWAAPEGDTLAGHYQSAWDIPARDMTELYAIVQKWTDQGISADFYRRVIGDACIDSTELIESYLYRVKLGLKSKYYMNQKTSNGMKDIAHAAVAAPETADQVAECDACTL from the coding sequence ATGTTGCAAACCATCCTCAAGCGCGACGGCCACGTCGAGCCGTTCACGCCATCCAAACTCAACCAGTGGGGCGAATGGGCGGCCACCACGCTGGGCGACGCCGTCGATTGGCCGTCCGCCGTGCTGGAAACGGTGTCGGCGCTGCCGGACACCGTCAGCTCGCGCGAACTTCAGCTGCAGCTGATCCGCACCTGCCTGAATTTCGATAGCTGGTCGTACAACCGCATGGCGGGGCGGCTGTACGCCACGCTGATCCGCAAGGATCTGTACCGCAACAATCGGCCGAGCGTGCAACAGCTGCATCGCAAGCTGCAGGCGCTGGGTTACATGGAAGTACTGGCGTATTCCGATGCCGAATACGCGCAGGCCGAAGCGCTGATCGACCACGAGCGCGATTTCGAATACGCGCACTACCAGCTGCACACCCATCTGACCAAATACGCGATTGCCGACCGGGTGAACGGCACGTATTTCGAGTCGCCGCAGTTCATCTACATGCGCATGGCGATGGCGCTGGCGGTGGACCAGCCGCGAGCCCGCCGCATGCGCGACCTCACCTGCTTCTACGAGCATCTGTCGAACAACCGGATCAACGCGCCCACGCCCAACCACGTCAACCTTGGCACGCCGCTGCGCGGCTATGCCAGCTGCTGCCTGTACACGGTGGACGACAACGCACGCTCGATCGCGGTGGGCAACCACATCGCCAACACCATGACCTACATGAGCGCCGGCATCGGCGCGCATATGCAGACGCGCTCGATCAACGACCCGGTGCGCGGTGGCGTGATCCGCCACCAGGGCAAGCTGCCGTACTACCGCGCGCTGGTGGCGGAAGTGAAGTCCAACCTGCAGAACGGTCGCGGCGGCGCCTGCACCACCTACTTTCCGATCTTCGATCCCGAAGTGGAAACCCTGCTGCGCCTGAAGAACCCGATGTCCACCGCCGACCGCAAGATCCGCGGCATGGATTATTCCTGGGGCGGCAACCGCTTCTTCGCGCGCAAGGTGGCGCGCAATGAACCGGTTTTCCTGTTCAACTGCCATACCGCGCCCGACTTGCAGGCGGCGCTGTACAGCGCCGACGAGGCGACGTTCGAAGCGCTGTACGCCCGCTACGAGCAGGACGAGCGCTTCGCCAAGACCTGGGTCAGCGCGCGCGAGCTGCTGGTCACCGCCAGCAACGAATGGAACGAAACCGGGCGCGTGTACGAGCACAACATCGCCGAGATGAATCGGCATACGCCGTTCAAGGACACGATCTACAGCTCCAACCTGTGTGCGGAAATCGCGTTGCCAACCGCGCCGTACAACCACATCACCGAACTGTATTGCGAACGCGACATTTCGTTCGTGGATATCGAACTGGCCGACGGCGCGCGACGCAGGCTGGATGGCGGAAAGCCCGTGGCGACGCAGCGCGGCCAGCAGTGGCCGGATGACCTGCTGGCCGGTGACGTGCTGGCCGGCGTGCCGATCAAACGCATCGTGCGGCGCTCCTCGCCCGAGGTGGCGACCTGCAACCTGGCCGGGATCGTGGTGTCCAACATCGAGTCGGACGCGCAATACGCGGAAGTCGCCTATTACGCGCTGTTGATGATCGACAAATGCATCCATCTGGCGCACTACGAGTTGCCGCAGGTGGGCGTGACCTCGCGCAACCGGTTGAATGCCGGCGTCGGCATCCTCGGGCTGGCGCATCTGATGGCCAGACGCGGCAAGCGTTACACCGACGTGGCCGGCAAGCAGTTCATCCACGAAGTGGCCGAACGCCACTATTACCACCTGCTGCGCGCCAGCCTGCAACTGGGCAAGGAGCTTGGCAACGCGCCGTGGATGCACAAGACCCGCTGGCCGGAAGGCTGGCTGCCGCTGGATACCTGCAACCGCAACGTGGACAAGATCGCCCCGTTTTCCAGCCGCTACGACTGGGAAGCGTTGCGCGCGCAGATCATCGACAACGGCGGCATCCGCAACTCGGTGCTGGTGGCGCACATGCCCACCGAAACCAGCGCCAATGCCTCGGGCACCACCAATGGCCTGTATCCCATCCGCGAACTCACCCTGATCAAGACCGACAACCATCGCGTCAATTACTGGGCCGCACCCGAGGGCGACACGCTTGCCGGGCACTACCAGTCGGCGTGGGACATCCCCGCCCGCGACATGACCGAGCTGTACGCCATCGTGCAGAAGTGGACCGACCAGGGCATCTCCGCCGACTTCTATCGGCGCGTGATCGGCGATGCCTGCATCGATTCGACCGAGCTGATCGAAAGCTATCTGTATCGCGTGAAGCTCGGGCTGAAGTCCAAGTACTACATGAACCAGAAGACCTCCAACGGGATGAAGGACATCGCGCACGCCGCCGTCGCCGCCCCCGAGACCGCCGACCAGGTCGCCGAATGCGACGCCTGCACCCTTTGA